CGGCCTGCAGGATCGTGAAGGCACCGTCTGGCTCGACGCTCGGCGCAGCGTCACCGACGCGGGGGAGCGTCAGCTCACCGTGACCATTTCCGACGACGGCGTGGGGCTGCCGCCCGAGGCGGAGCCGTCCGCAGGTCCCGGCCTCCTCGGCGGGACCAGTGGGGGACTCGGCCTGCAGATCGTGCGGACCCTCATCACCTCGGAATTGCGGGGCACGATCCGATGGCTGGCCCGAGAGGGCGGCGGAACGGACGTCCGCTTGGTGATCCCCCTCGACGCCTGACGCCATGCGGTCCGCCGGGGCTGTCCCGGATAACCCGGGCCGGGTTCATCTTCGACGCCGACCTCCAGCAACATGTTCGGCCGGAGACACCACGACAACGCAGTGGCGGGCCGGAACCCTCAGGTTCCGGCCCGCCACTGCGTTGTACTGCTCAGAGTTGTACAGCTCAGATGTTCGACTGCTCCGCTGCCCCCTAGGAGGCTCGGCGAGCCCTCGCGGCGCGGCGCTTGAGTGCGCGGCGCTCGTCTTCGCTCATGCCACCCCAGACGCCGGCATCCTGGCCGGATTCGAGGGCCCACTGCAGGCAGGTGTCCACGACGGGGCACCGACGGCAGACGCTCTTGGCTTCTTCAATCTGGAGAAGCGCTGGGCCCGTGTTGCCGACAGGGAAGAAAAGCTCGGGGTCCTTGTCCAGGCAGGCGGCACGGCTACGCCAATCCATGCGATCACTCACTCCAAATCTGTGTTTCAGGCTTTGTGAAAAATTTCACTTGGCCCTTCATAGGAAAGGGGCCATTTCTGGCCCCACGACTCTATTAACAAGCGTGTCACGTTAACGCGGAGCAAACAAGGGGTGAAAGCCGTCAAATCGCCGGAAAACATGAGTGGTGCATCACATCCCCGGCTCAGTGATGTCCCGAATTTGACTATGTCCGGTAGGGTGCGACTGTGTCAAGGGTCCTGCCGTACGGCGCCCGTCCCAGCCATGTGGCTGAAAGAGAAAGCATGCAGATGAATCCCACCCAATCCGGTGCCCCCTCGTCCAGGCCTTTGTCGGTCACGGTGGTCTCTCTGGTGGCGTTGGTGGAAGGCCTCGTCCTCCTGGTGCTGGCCGGGATCTACGTGGTCAATCTTCTGGCGGGGACGCCGGTCCTCACTCTCGCGGGCGCCATCTTCCTCGCGGTGCTCTTCGCCGCGCTCGGCGTGGGCCTCATGGCGATCGGCCATTTTCTGTTCCGTGGCTACCGCTGGCCTCGGTCGGGCGCCTTGGTCGCGCAGCTCTTCATTCTGGCGATCGGAATTCCGACCCTCCAGGCGGGCCTGATCTGGCAGGGTCTCCTCATCATCATTCCCGCCGCAGTGTCGGCCGTGCTGATCTTCGACCCGCGGGCCGTCGCCTACGGGCGATGGAGCACACAAGCTGCGGACCCCGACGAAGAGACCGGCGCCGAGGAGAAGCGGAACGGCGGACCGGGGAACGGTCAGCCGACGTCCTCTCAGTAAGGGACGGCAGCCGTCGTCGCAGAAGCCGATGGTTCAGCTCCTGACGTCGCCTTCGGGGCGGGACTGAGTGCATGGCAAGCCGCTCGGGCGCCTTCTTCACGCCTTGGCCGGCAGCTCTTCACTCGCTGCTTTTCACCCACCGGTTTTTCATCCACGGGCTCTTCACTGAAGGGCATTTCTCTGACTGTCCTTTCATCGACCGGCTCTTCGCCCGCTGTCTTCTCATCGGCCGCCCGTTCATCCATCGGCCGGCCACGGGTCCTGGTCGTGGTTCCGTCCCATCAGGGGCTGAGCGATGGATCATGGGTCCGGGTTGTGCCGATGCGCGTATTGGAGACGGGCTGCGCAAGGTGCAGACCTGTTCCCCATCGTGAGCTTCTGATCAGCACACGGGGAGAGGACGGGTCGAGCGCGGCAAGCGCTCGGGAGAGCCGAAGATCGTCCTCGGCCCTGGTGGACGGCAGATAGATCGTATGATCCAGGGCTCCCAGGGCCCCTGAAGCGGCCAGACCTTCGTCGCCGCCCAGCAGGAACCGGATCCCGGAGTTCCCGCCGTCGCGGAGCAGTTCCAGCAGTTCCCCCTCCAATCCGTAGTGCTCGGAGTGCCGTATCGCTGCGAGCGTGGCCTCCCAGGACTCGAGGTGCACGACGTGCTCCCACCCGGCGCCGGATGGGCCATCGCGCAGCTCGCGGACCAGCACCGCGAGACCAGCGGTGTCCCGGGCGGAGATGAGCCGGTGCGGCATGATCCGGGCCCGGTTCTCCTGCGCGAACGAGTCTGAGCTGGGTCCGTCCTGAACTTCCTGATCGTGCTGAACCTCGTGGCCGCCTGGCCCTTCGTGGCCGTTTGCAGGGGCCCGGGCGACCCGCTGGGTGTCGTGCCGTGCGGCAGTAGCGCCGGAGGGGGAGTGCGTGGTGATGGAGGTGAGGCGCAGAGAGGAGTGTCTCAGGACTCCGCCGAGGAGGTGCGCGGTGAGTGTCGCCCGGTCCTGGGGAGCCCCGAGCAGGCCCACCGATTCGCCCCGCGACCAGGTCAGGACCGTCAGCCGTTGGGACGCGGGGAGGTCTACCAGCGCCAGAGCGGGTCGATCGTCGCTCGAGGCCGATCCGAGATCCGGGTACGTCGCCGGATCGAAGCGGGTGGGAAGAGAGGGCGCGAGAACTCGTCGCGGCTGGGGCGACCGATGGTGTGAGGGCAGCGAACGACTGGCGCCGGAGCTTCGGCGGTGCTGCCTTCGGCTGTCTTCCCCCTCGCGTGGCTCTCGCGAGTCGTCAAGCCGTCCACGAGGGGATCTGTCGTCATGCTGCAAGGGGCCGCCGCTCCAGGCGTCCCACGCCGAGGAGATCGCCTCACACCACGTCACAAGGTGTGAGTCGTTCCGGACCCCCTGGGACGACCCCGCTGTTCCGAAGGGGCCGGTCGCGCGGATTCCCTCTGGATTCGATCCCGGATCGTGCCAGTCGGCCACGTGCACCTCGTCTTCGCCCAGTGCCGGCACCGACGCCACGTCGGCGACCTGGATCAGCGTCCGAACGCCACCTTGGGCCACCACGGCGCGGCCGGGGATGTCCGAGGCGATTCCAGCAGCCGCAGTTGTGCCGATCACGTCGAGGGAGTCGAGGTCGGACTGCAGCCTGAGAGCGATACTCGTACCCAGGTTCGCCCGGATGTCGGCGCTGACGGCTCCTTGCGGTCGCTGGGTGGCCAGGATCAGGTGCACGCCCAGAGACCGTCCGATACTCGCGAGCCTGACGAGCTCGCGGAGACTGTCCGGTGCGTGATCCATCATCATCCGGAATTCGTCGATGACCAGGCAGATCCGGGGGAGTGGTGGTTCGTGGGCCCGGCGGACTCTCCGATACCCGGTCCAGTCCGGGACGCCCAACTCTCGGAAGCGTTGTTCCCGGAAGGTGACCTCGGCCCTCAGCGAGATGAGGGCACGGTCCAGCTCGGTCGGCCCGAGGTCGGTGACCACGCCGTGCACATGGGGCAGGCTGCTCAGCCCATCGAACGCGGCGCCCCCTTTGAAGTCGACCAGGATGAATCCCAGCTCCGACGGCGGCAGGTGGCTGGACGCGGAAAGAACGAGGGTACGAAGAAGCTCCGACTTCCCCGATCCGGTGGTTCCGGCCACGAGGAAGTGCGGGCCGTCCTGGACGAGGTCCAGGCCGGCGGGCCCAGCCTCCTTGGCGCCGATGGGAAACAGGAAGGAGCCTGACCCGCAGGAAGCGCCCCAGGCATCCAGGATCATCGAGCGCGAGCTGGGAGCAAGTGCGACGAGAGGAACCCTGCGGCCCAGGGCCGGGTGCCCCTGGGCGGCTCCCGGAACTTCGTCGGGGGAGAGATCTCGAAAGCTTCGGCAGAACCGATCCAGGACCTCCGACGACACGAAGTCGGGTATGAAGGTCCGACGCCGCTCATTCGTGGTGCCACGCTGCGCCGTCCCGCCGGGAACGCCGCGTACAGACGAGATCGAACCCTCGGTGCGGTGGACCTTTGCGAGGGCGAATCCCCGAGGCGCGCGGACAGCCGGATCGCCGTGGCCGGGCGACCCGTGCAGCAGAAAGGTGACGGCCGGGGAGGTCACCCGGCGTCCGGACTGACTCGGGAGCGAGGATCCCGGCGCGCCGACCACGACGACACCGGTCGTCTCCGCAGCGTCCTCGCCCTCCGGAAAGAGC
This portion of the Arthrobacter woluwensis genome encodes:
- a CDS encoding WhiB family transcriptional regulator; the protein is MDWRSRAACLDKDPELFFPVGNTGPALLQIEEAKSVCRRCPVVDTCLQWALESGQDAGVWGGMSEDERRALKRRAARARRAS
- a CDS encoding FHA domain-containing protein, which produces MKALKPPVILECTLVMHDGAQAPSGFGSRQVELTLACGPAASGRHVSAALGRRYGPGPYTVAGEPLDELSPGRNPLVTGCVILAPSVLGGQGGRDPDGAEAHLDLVVLSGPDAGSTLPLRRGEHHLGRGGPPLHLTDPSLSRNHAVLSVSPDAIRWTDRGSLHGTTLDGVEIRGTTDLSTEAVLRCGATSFAIRPTALWEADLGSLGQPPGPPREVPAPHQHQNRLATALLSAAPLLGGVALAWGSGSWQFALLSLLSSVPFLYPAIAGNGAARSFRAQLSQAVSVDRERQESAFPPLGTLLLARTASTPPQLGSSPAGQGGDLRPGADTSSGSAESAPRIRNASEGGLWLRLGTGDAEADVICRPDSPLAARVIRTWNASSGEVGQDQRSTRGEAWAGRHRVRRAPSPSGLHTEARQRRKGPFQVRAPWRTPRLPRVLGARRPGGSRGTFTGSSPLVHRDAPVSVRADPGLVVVADPSDYVEFVCGLIVQLVRRPAGSRPGIVLVDPGKVLPSSLRFLPGVRWAGEWTGLFPEGEDAAETTGVVVVGAPGSSLPSQSGRRVTSPAVTFLLHGSPGHGDPAVRAPRGFALAKVHRTEGSISSVRGVPGGTAQRGTTNERRRTFIPDFVSSEVLDRFCRSFRDLSPDEVPGAAQGHPALGRRVPLVALAPSSRSMILDAWGASCGSGSFLFPIGAKEAGPAGLDLVQDGPHFLVAGTTGSGKSELLRTLVLSASSHLPPSELGFILVDFKGGAAFDGLSSLPHVHGVVTDLGPTELDRALISLRAEVTFREQRFRELGVPDWTGYRRVRRAHEPPLPRICLVIDEFRMMMDHAPDSLRELVRLASIGRSLGVHLILATQRPQGAVSADIRANLGTSIALRLQSDLDSLDVIGTTAAAGIASDIPGRAVVAQGGVRTLIQVADVASVPALGEDEVHVADWHDPGSNPEGIRATGPFGTAGSSQGVRNDSHLVTWCEAISSAWDAWSGGPLQHDDRSPRGRLDDSREPREGEDSRRQHRRSSGASRSLPSHHRSPQPRRVLAPSLPTRFDPATYPDLGSASSDDRPALALVDLPASQRLTVLTWSRGESVGLLGAPQDRATLTAHLLGGVLRHSSLRLTSITTHSPSGATAARHDTQRVARAPANGHEGPGGHEVQHDQEVQDGPSSDSFAQENRARIMPHRLISARDTAGLAVLVRELRDGPSGAGWEHVVHLESWEATLAAIRHSEHYGLEGELLELLRDGGNSGIRFLLGGDEGLAASGALGALDHTIYLPSTRAEDDLRLSRALAALDPSSPRVLIRSSRWGTGLHLAQPVSNTRIGTTRTHDPSLSP